The DNA window GGGCCCGCGCGGATCACATCGACCGGGTCCATGGCGGCCAGATCCACACCTTCCGCCGCGGCCGCGGCGGTGGCGACGATCATGGCGTCGCCCGACACCGTATAGGTGAGCCCGAGGAGCCAGGAGCGGACATCCTCCTCGATCTCGGCGATGATGCCGTCCTGTTCGGAGAAGTAGACCTGGTACCAGATCTTGCCGTCGCCGGCGAGTTCGATGTGATGGTCATTGGGCCGGCGCTCGCCGAAAGGACTGTCCGGCAGGGCGATGACGCCGCGGCCTGCGAACGGCACGCTGATTCCGGCTACGCCCCGGCATCGGTCGGGATGCAGCCAGGCGAACGTCCAAGCGACGGGGGCACCCCAATCGTGCCCGACCACGATCGCCTGCTTCTCACCGTATGCGTCGATCACACCGAGGATGTCGGCGACGAGTTCTCTGATGCGATACGCCGATTGCACGCGGTACTTCGATGACTGCCCGTAGCCGCGCTGATCGATCGCGACGACGCGATAGCCCGCCGCCGCGAGGGCGGGAATCTGGTGGCGCCACGAGTACCACGACTCCGGAAAGCCGTGGATCAACACCACCAACGGCCCCTCGCCCTCTTCCACGGCGTGGATCCGGGTGCCGCGGCAGTCGAGCATCCGATGAATCTGGCCCATCTTCGTCGCCTCTCCTTGTCGTCGTTCAGTGTGTGGGCGTCTGCGCCTAACCGACCGGGATTTTCTCGGGTTGGTCTAGTCGGTCGGGCACCGGCACCGTCCGGTGCTGGTAGTTGCCCGCGATCAGCGTCTTTCGGCCGGACAACCGCGTCCGCGCCCACTTACCGAGGACGCGACCGGCCACCTTCGGCGTCATCAGTGCCGATGGAGGCTTGACCAGGTGAACAACGGCCAAGAATTCGCGATAGGTGTCCAAGTCGTCGTGTACCAACTCGATGACCCGGTCCATGTACCAGGTGAGGGCCGAGAAGTAGAACGGGCGCTTTCGGTCGACGTCCTTGATCCAGTCGAAGCGCAGGTTCTGCTCACGGATCACGAACCAGGCGGTGTCGGCCATCCGGCTGATCTTGCGGTAGTAGCGGCGCGGCAGATCGCGGTGTCCTGCGCTGTACTTGGCCAGCAGAACCTGCATTTCACGAACTTCCTTGAGCGCCAGCGTCATGCCGAGCCCGGAAACGGGGTCAGCACTGGTGTAGGCGTCTCCGACCACCAGTAAGGCGCGCGGGAGGTTGCGCATCTTCTCGTAGCGCAGCCGCAGCATGTTGGGGTAGCGGAAGTTGTAGATCGGCGAGGCGGGTTCCAGCCCGTCGATGTTCTCGCCCACCACCGGCGACGGCATCAGGTCGGCGAACTCGCGGAACTCTTTCGCCGTGCGCGGCGGCGAATAACAGTTGTAGGCGACAAGGGAAGTGGACAGTATGGTTCGCGAGCTGTCGAGGTAGTACTGCGCGGCGTAGGTGTCTTCATAGGGCCGGTATGCGTAGCAGATCACCATCACCTTGTCCTGCCACTGCCGCTCTGGCGGCACGTGGTGGTGCATGGTCGAGTAGAAGCAGTTGATGATGTCCTGCTCGACTTCTGGTGCGCCGAGCCCGAGATGCTCCAGGAATTCCGGAATGC is part of the Mycolicibacterium tusciae JS617 genome and encodes:
- a CDS encoding alpha/beta fold hydrolase, whose translation is MGQIHRMLDCRGTRIHAVEEGEGPLVVLIHGFPESWYSWRHQIPALAAAGYRVVAIDQRGYGQSSKYRVQSAYRIRELVADILGVIDAYGEKQAIVVGHDWGAPVAWTFAWLHPDRCRGVAGISVPFAGRGVIALPDSPFGERRPNDHHIELAGDGKIWYQVYFSEQDGIIAEIEEDVRSWLLGLTYTVSGDAMIVATAAAAAEGVDLAAMDPVDVIRAGPLCMDHGARIKDAFVYPEKMPEWFTDEDLDFYTGEFERSGFGGPLSFYHNIDNDWHDLAEQAPKPLTPPAVFIGGQYDVGTTWGAEAIERAGEVMPNYCGTHMVADVGHWIQQEEPKETNRLLLDFLHGLR